ctgcaggcatCACCTTGGAGGTGCTGGGGTTTTGGCCTGGCTGCATGTACCCAAAAtgtgctgggagagctctggAGGGGCAActggaggggcagagggaagtCCAAAGAGAGAGGGGGTGAATCCCACTGCGGGAGCAGGACTGCTGGCAGGATCAGTGCTGCCCATGGGCTGGGGACAATACATCACCAGTACAGGATGTCCTTCCTTGTAGCAGGACAGTGTGTCCATGGGTCCAGGcaccagggagcagggacagatgGCTTAGATGCCACCATCTTGTGCTGCTTCTGGGAAAGGGACAACCACTGGTTTTAGACCTTGACTGTGGTGGtcaggaagggagaaaaagccTCTCTCCAAGGTGCTGGAGGGCTTTCCCTGGAGGAGTGTGCAGGTGTTGCAGTTGGGTCTTACCTCAGTGGCTTTGTGGGATGGCATCTGGCTCATGCggctctgcaggacagcaggaCCACCCTGCTGTGTCCAAGAGCCCCTTCTGCTGTTCTCCCATGGTGCTGAGGATCCTCAGGTGCACCAGTTCACAGGGGCAGGGAGACTCCTGGGAATCACCTGCCCCCTGCCTCatccccacaggctgcaggatgGCCCAGGGTGGGTCCCACAGGGACCCTGCACGTGAGCAGATGTGACCCAGCATCACTGCCACTGGtgcactggagcagggatgcaCCATgatcccactgccctgggctgtgctcctCCCCATCAGTGTGGCTTACCTGAGAGGTAGGGGCTTCTCTGGCTAAATCCATGTGTGAGCAGTGAGATACTACCGAGGACTGCTGAATAGCCAAAGGAAGATGAATGGGAAGCTGGAAGAAGGGGCTGGGACAGAGAGGAGATGCCAAGAAGGATAAGTGGATGGGGCCAAGAGAGAGCAATAAACCACCCATCTGAATGTGAACTCTCTGGTTTCCAGCCCTGATGCTGAACTCATGCAGCCTCACAGCTACTATTGCCTCAAAGGCTTTGTAAAGCTCCTTTCTTGATTCCCTGACTGATcctgagaaaaattatttctctggcAAGAACCACACCACCTGCTAACCTGAATTGCCCCAAGAGTGCAGGATGGCAGACAGACAAGACCTTTCTCACCTGTTCTTGTCTGGAGAGACTTGGAGGAAACCAGCAGCTGGGTTTGGTGAAGACAGAGAGCAAGAAGTCCTGTCCACCACCTACAAGATGCTGCCACCCTGTTCCACCCCTGCAATGGCTCCAGGGACCACAGCAGTGCTAGGTTTGCCCCCAGCAGGCACTGGGCTACAAGCTGGCCCATGCCATAcctctccctcctgtcccagggctcccctgcATTCCCAGCCCAGGTGTGTCACCTCGCACAAAATGCCAGGCACTGAAGAAGCCCAGTCAAGTGATGACACATCCTGGAGCCCAGGCCACCAGGAGCATCCCCCATGCTAGGGCAGTCcatggcaggagaggaggggggggatggcccagagcagcagcccctggggacagcagtgaAGTGTGGAATGGCAGTGGCATGAAGACTGTGGGGATCACAGAAGGTGGCAGAGGAGAGATGGAAGCACAGGGTGACTTGGGGGACAGCAGACTTACGATGTAAGAGGCACAACTTGTTATGATCcctttgttgttttgttttttttttaaactcccaTCATCAGAGGCAAAGTAAACGAAACTAAAGTATATAGGgattaaattaaaatcacaGTTTTGTTTACGTTATAAAAGAGTGATCTAataggaataataataataataataataatatcaaatgaacaataataattaaacaaaacgagaaaagaagaaagcccTGGAGAATTCCTGCTTGGATGATGCTCACTGATGGAAGGTTTGTGTGACTGGTTTTATTGTTTGGGGATCATCCCTTTGATAGCTGACTCCCGGTTTACATACGTGGCCCAGTAGACTAAGTTGAAAATGGCAAAGAGGACTGGAAAGACGATGCGGGACATCTTGTCTACCTTGCTGACGCTGTTGTACGTCTTCTTGCTCTCCAGGAGCTTCTCCTCCAGGCGGGGCATCTTCGGGGGCACGTTGGTGGCAgtagcagtggcagcagcactcTTGGAGATGGTGGGCAGGCCGGGGTCCTTGGCGATGTTGAGGGCATAGGTGGTGCCAACAATGTTGTAGGTGTTGTTGGTTTTCTTCGCTAGTGCCACCGGCTCCTTTTTCTAGGGAaggtggaagggaaaaaaaaaaaaaaagaaaaagacacaacATGATAGAGATAAAGCGACTGGGAATTGCATGGAGAACATTTTGTCCTCTGAGTTTACCTGCTTGTCCGGGTGAGAAGGTGGGAAAAGGTGTGAGGAGCAAGAGACCAAGGCGGCAttgtggaagggaaggaagatgAGGTGAGAAGATGGCCAGAACACATAACCACTGGTGCTTGAGGGCTGCTGGAGCATAAGAATGTGCTGGCCTAGGGTGGACCAGCTAGTCCATGTAAGCCTGGCATACAGCATGTAGCACACAGGGGTCCTGGCCTGGCATCCAGGTCCTTTTGGAAGTCAAAGAACTGAAGCCACATAGCTGGGCTTGTGTCTCAGCGGCCCCTGGGATCAGCGTAGTGGTGTAACAAGGTGTGTGCTGCTGCACCTGAGCAGTAGCTGCCCCAGTCAGGTGACTCCAAGCCTGGCTGAGAGCTGCAAGGTCAGTGTAAAGGAATGCAGGCTCAAACTGAGCAGACTCCTTGTTTTCTGCCTCATCTGTGACTTTTGCTGCATGTAAGGTTCAGCCGTGGAGAGGTGATGCAGGAACGTACTCTTTAGAAAAAAGAATGACACCCCACATGGTCATCCTGGGGGAAGAACTGGATTTTCTGCTTGGCTGACCTGCTTCCTGGGTCAGGTGAGAGGAGGAGACAGCACAGAGGATTacaggttgatttttttttttttttttttttttggtggcagACAGCCACCAAAAGAAGTGGTGGCTTTAAGAATGTGGATGACAGCACTGCAATATTTTTGCACCATTTCATACACTGCCTCAGTGCCCTGAGTTCCTCACAGGAACACCTCACAATTTAACACCATGGTGCTCAAAATGCTCCTGGAACTCTTTAGAGCACCTCCTGGCTTACCCAGGTAATATACAGAACAGATGGAAGGCATTTGCACAAGCCCTGGATTTCGGGAATGCTTGACACAGTGCTACAGGGGAAGCCTTTCATCTTGCCTTTATACCTAAGGGTTGCTACAAATCACAGGAGGTGAGTGCACCCCTCCCAAAATCTGTGCTGTCCATGCTGCAGGGGGGACAACTTGCAGAGCAAATGGCAAGAGAGGCCCTTATGTGTCAGATGTGATGTACTGAAGGATGATGGAAAGTGCTGGAGACAGCTCAGATGTTAATGAGGATGAAGGGACAGGAGGACGGACCTAGGAAGTCATGATAGGTGTTGCCCCCACTCTGGGGGTCTTCCTGTTGCTGTCAGGGACCTGAGACCAGCTGCACTGCAGGCCATAATGTGTAAAGCAATTCAGGTCTACAAGGAGAAGGCCACTGAATGAAATGTATTCACATTCAGGCATCAGGCACCCTCCTCATCCCAGCACTCCATGGGTGTCCACTGCAATGACACCCAGAGCCAGCACCAGACACAGCAACGACTCGTGGGGGGACTCTGATATCTAAACTCAGAACAGGGTGTGCCTTTGGATCTCATTTTCTATTCCAAAGCAACTGAAACACAAGGTAGGGCTCATCCAGGCATTTTCCAGGGCTGCTTGGCAAGGTACCTATGAGGGAAGCACGTCAGGAGAAGGGCAGTATGTGCAGCCAGCAGGACCCGTCCAGTCCCCACCAGGGCCTGGGAACTGGTGGCAGGCACCATCACTGGGTGATGGAAAGGCCAGATTCACTcagcctgctctgcagagatACTCCCAGGACTTTAGCTTTCAGTGCTGCACTGCCATTTTAAATGTGACTACAATCACCATGGATATTTCTGGTTACCTTCGGAAATGAATTTTCCACGGTGATTTTCAGAGAGACACTAAAAGCAGACTCCTGTGCAATCTTTAAACCTCTCTCCAATAACACCACAGCCAGGCCTGCAGCCTTGTAGTAATGCCAGCAATTACAGAAATTAAGTTGCTGTTAGGAGAAGGTCTAAATGTCTTCAGGCTCCAGATCAGACTGAACCACTGATCAGACCATATTCATGGTCTTTTATGGGGGAGCTTGTTGTGATCTTTAATAATTAACTGAGTGACTGATTCTCAGTCATTAGAGACATGTGAATATGTATCCCCTGCATAGTGGGTGAACTTTTCCTGCTAAAGAGCTGACAAGAAGCAGATGAAGGGCTAAAGATGTTTCACCTTCTAAAACGTTAAAATATGCTTAAGTATGATTACTTATTAACACAGCTAGAGgaggtaataaaataattaataatcagtaatgaaatgaaaaacagattgTTGTTTGCAGAATGTAATTGGAAGTGCACTGTGATTATCTTAGTATTAATCAGCCATGTTATTCATTAGAGGAATAGGATGAATCCAAGTGACATGACATTTTCAACCTGGCCAGCCTTTTTGCCCTAGAGTGGATCCATTGTGCCTGGCTAAAGGCACCTGAGAACAGCTGGATGAAACAGTAAAGTCAGGCAACTTTACTTGAACGCTGTGGGTGGTGACAGTGTGCTACTGCTCCTACTAGTGTGATCCAGAGCCCCTAAGCATCCATTTGGGCTTTTCTGGACCTCAGATCAGGCTGTTCAGGTGAGCCTATAGCCAGGGCCTTTTCCCAACCACCTATGGAATCTTCTGCCCTGGTCCGAGCTGGAAGAACCCAGAACACACACTGCCTACACTGAGGCACACGAGTGCTCTGGCTGTGTTCTGCTCCTGAGATGTCAGAAGAAATGGTTCAGGCTGTTTGCTGGGCTgtactttataaataaatgtttcaggCAAGATTTTGacaatcaaaacaaagcaaaacgTGCTTGTTGCTGTCAGCTGCAAAGTAgcctccagcctcctccctgcACCTTTTATCTGTGAGGAGTTActgaagcaggaggaagagtggataaacagaaggaaaacccacatttgctttgaaaacttGTCCCATTTAAAACATCTATTTTCCAAAGCAACTCCTGTATGGCCCAGTTTAGGCACAGGGAGACTGAACTGCTGCACAGAGGtatccctgtgctgctctccttAGGAAAGAGCTGTGAAAGTGGTCTAGAGATAAATCTGCTCCCTGGATATTGCAGTCTGACAGGTTCTTCAACaacacacacactgaaaaataatagtaCTTTTGCTAAATATTCTTGTCTTCAAGCCTCTCTATTGAGGAACTAATGACTGAACCCCTAAAATATGGGAATAGCTGGTTCTGCCTATGGTCTGCATGAGATTCCATTCTCTGTACCTGCTCCTTGGCTAGAAATCTGGTTGGAAGCACTGTCCCTCTGAATTCTTAAGGTCACCATATCTGCAGAACTTGAGAAATCCAAGTGGCTGCCACTTGTCATTCTACAGAAAGTCACTTTAATGACCTCAAAGCAGCTCTTGTCTCTGACATACTTGTATCCCATAATTCAAAGCCAGCAAGTGCAGTTGCTGTTCCAGCAAACATGTCACTCCTTCCTCACTCCAGCCAAagttcctgccctgcagagacTTGCTCCTATCATGGAACAGCAGCCAAGTGTTTTACACCAAGAGCCCTGGACCCTGAGGAGAGTCAGGGCTCTGAAAAACACAGCCTTGCATGAACCAGTAGGCCAATGCCAGGTTACTGTCAGTTACTGGTGCAACTTTTGGCATCACTCATCCCTCCCATATCTTCATTTAGATTACATGGGACTGAGTCCAATGATCTTGTGCTCCCTGGATCACCAGAGAAAGACTCAGAGGTTAGATGGAGTTAATAATCAGCCCAACATGCCACACAGTGTTGAGAGTAAGAGGATGAAATGCAGTTGAAGATTGATTCATGGACTGTAGTGAAGGTGCTGAGAACATAAATCACTTGCAGTGCTATCACACGACaaattaggttggaaaagacctctgagatcatgatGGAAATCATGGAGGTGATTGTAAGTGCAGCAGAACAAAGGACACACGGGCTGCAGAGCATGGCCAGCAACGGAAAGTCCCAGCAAAAGCATATTTACCACagtgaggcagaaaaaaaaagagatgggtCTGAAAGACTTCAAACTGGCTGAAAATGGTGGTCTGTCAAGGTTGGTTTCCAGTTCCATTCTGCTGGCAAGGAGAGGGTTGTAACAAAGATGCCACAATGTAagaaacagaggagaaagaagaatgaTTCCCATGGGACCTGGATCAAGGGGTAAACCTGAGAATTGCTGAAGACTGGGTTGGACAAAAAGCGAGGCTTCACTCAGTCAGGAGAAAAGGCACCTCATGCAGATGGGGATCATGCCCATCACttccaaaatgcaaaaaaagaaaaccatgatGACCATCAGCAGAGAGGTTTGGAGGATGCTTTTGGTGGCTTTCTCTTAGTGAAAAGACATGTGAGAAGTACATAAAAAGCCTGGATCTAACCTCACCAAGCACTAAATAATTATTGTCTTAAGATAAAGACTAAGATTCAGGATTATTCCTCCATCCAAAGTGTGTTCTTCCTTGTTTCCATGTCTCTGACTGAAGCCACTCGTATGGTTCTGTTGCTTTTTGCCACCCAGAGTTTCAGGGCAATGTCAGACAAGCACAGATACAGAGCTAGATCAGATCTGATGCACAGACATGGCATAGCAGGCCAAAGTGGGTTAAAGGAATCATCTTCCAAAGATCCAAAGCATCTTCCATCCTGAGGAACAGACAACACCTTTTTTGTGGTAAACTCACTGTTCCATGTCATCCTTGCAGCTTCCCAGTGGCAAAGTCATCATTAATTGCTGTCTCTTTGAATCCTCACTGCCACCCAAGAAGTGACCTTGTTGGCTCCAGAGATGGTCACCCCTATGGAAGGGATGATGGATGGGATGGGTGGATCTCACTCTGTTCAGGCACAGCCCTTCTGTCCTGAAGTGGATCCCTTCAACAAGATATTTTGAGAATGCCCAAGACAGGGAGCTTTGCTGGGCACTGAAACCACTCACCTTTCACAATTTCTTTGTCCTCTCACTCATCCCCTCCCACTACTGCCATCTCACACCTTCCTCCTCatggtgttttttaaaaaatcatctttaCTAACAAGTTTTCCACATTGGATCCAGATGCCTCTCTCCAGTTTAGTCTGCACCTCTAGGTTGGTTGCAGCCAGTTTaccacacaaaagaaaatagatcCTTCATCTACAATTAGCAAGTACTGGTGGCAGGCAAGAAAGGCTTGGAAAATCTTGGGTCCAAGAAACATTAGGCAAATCTTAACAGAGTGCATGCTAAAGGGAGCTTTGGTGACATCTGTAGTGATATCTGCCTGCCTTTCATTAGAGGAGAACTGCAGAGAACATGCAGAGTCACTCCCAGCTAAAACCAGAACCCAACTGTGGCTAAAGCCAGAACATCATCATGATTTTATGATGCAGAGAGCAGTGATTCACCTACATTAGCCCACCATGTCAGATTATACCTGCAAGAAAACCCCATGGTGTCCTCACCTAAACCAATGGTTTGGCtgaaggggagaaagaaagaacgGACTCAGCCCAGGGAGAATGAGCACACTGGGAGTGCCTGTCAGCAACCAGCAGCTTTTGCACAGTAGTGATTTCTCTCAAATGGGATAGGAAGCATTACTGCTGCCTACattgttttgttgggtttttttttcctgttgtgcaAGGGAACAATCAACCTGGAGTGAGGATCCTTGCCATCACATCAATAAAGAGCACTGCttttggctggggagaaggatcTCCAGAGACCAGCCTGGGCTTGTCACTGGTAGTTTTACTCCTGAtgcaaacactttaaaatgcCAATAGTTATTCTTctgcctcctctttcttttgtgCCTTCAACCACCTGGTTTGTCAATTGTTTCAAGAAGAGCTAATTAAAGGCTGAAACTGAGCCAACGAGGCACCTCCATTGCGTAGCAAATTCACTGCTTGGAAATACTCACTGgaataaagatgaaaaacaaatagaTTGACACATCATATTCCTAAGCTCCCTGAAAGCCCATCACTGTTTGGGGAGCTCTGTGAGCTGCAGAGACTGGGAGTGGGTTTGCCTTCGACAGCAGAGATTAGAGTTAGCTTGAAAAAGCATCCACAAATCTGGAGCCCTCACTGATCATCCAGGCTGATGCCAATTGCAGCAAGCTCACAAAGAGCATCCCCTCTGAAGCATTCCTGGTCctgctttgtttcttgtttgATTACCATGTGCAACAAACATTCTGCATTCTCTTACCCTATTGTTTCAGCACTGTTAGTCTTGCAGTGCTGGGTCAATGAATAAATTGATAAACACGCTTCTTTTCAGACAAACTGAACTTTTGAGCCtttactgctttttctgctgtgcccagttcACGTAATTGCCCAAGGCTGTTTGAATCCTGATTTCGTGCTTGTTTGCCCATCCCTGAAAGGGATACAGTTGCTTTGAGGACCTGTTTCTGACTCTTCACTCATGCCAGTGACTCAGGCTTCTCTCTTCTCTAGAGCCCAGTTAGCATTACTGTTCATGATGGAAGACCATCACCTGGCCTCCTCTGGAGGCCTTCTGCCATGAGTCCTGTTGCTCAGACCACAGctgcaaaagcaaacagataGAGAATCCAAGAAAGACAAGAGAGAGGCGTTCAACACCCAGTGATGGCTCTCTATAAGGCTTCTGTTCACCTTCTTTGACCTCCACACCAGAGAGATGACTGGCTGCTGTCTTCCAAGAAGTTACTGCAGTTCTGTCAAGTATTTACATACAGCCCCACAACAATTTCAAGCAACACATCAAAATGCGaaggagaaaaaacataaaGGCTCCAGAACCAAGAACAAGGACAAAGCTGATTTTCAAATTGATTCAATAAATATAAACAAGGAGCAGCATGCTACAGTAAGCGATTTCTCTGCACAGCCAAGATTAAATCAGCTCAGAGGGAGGGGGCCACGAGCAGGGGTAGCAGTGGCTGTCAGGAAGGAAGCTGCCAGAGAGGCTGATCCTGAGCGAGGAGGGAAAACGTGGGTGATGCCAGGCACTAATTTGCTGCCAGTTGCTGTTTGTGATTGCTTGCTTCCCACCCACCCTCTCTGCCCGAGCTCAcgaggcagcagctgctggcagctgtgggCAACAGCACAAGCATCAGACCTGCCCATTGCTGCACCAGCCAGGgtggggacagccaggggacACAGCGGATGGGGACCGTCCCCACCGGTGGGGCTGCTGTCCTGTGGCATACTGGGGTTTGTGTGGCATGCTAGCAACAAAGAACGGGCTTGaagggttgggttgggtttgatttggggctggagggggaaggaaaaagagacaaGACCACCAGCAGAGCAAGCCCAGAACACGCAGACACCCATGTTTCCACTGGCAAATGGCTGTgcaggggacagagggaaaagCAAGCAGCCATGCCTGGGGGCTTCTCTCCAGCTAAGCACAGCTAagcccccctcgcccccccTCGCCCGACCCTCAAGAACCGCTCCAGCTGAGacctgggctgggaagggcagtgaGTAGCGTCCAGCCCCCCGAGTGCTGCGGGGCTGCACGTTACCCACTGCTGTCCCCGgcacagctccctcctgcagcgCTTCTTCAccaccccctccccgccccaGGCCTTGGCCACAGGCTGACCTTCATCTCTTGGGCCTCCAGCACCTTCTTGCCATCCCAGGCCCAGCTGCGCTTGGTGAAGTAGTTGACGGTGGCGAATTCGATCAGCGCAGAAAACACAAAGGCATAACAGACGGCTATGAACCAGTCCATGGCCGTCGCGTACGCCACTTTGGGTAACGAGTTTCTTGCGCTGATGCTTAGTGTGGTCATGGTGAGCACGGTGGTGACACCTGTGGAAGCACAGCAGGAGACAGAGGACGCTGAGAAGAGCAGACACTCATCCCGGTTTCTCTCAGCTCACGCGCTGGTTTGACTACATCAGTAAAATGAGGAGCAGCCTGCCAAGCCATGGACccacattcctgctgcagttAAGGGAGTCTTACCCAGCACAGATCTGTGGGTGCAATTCCTGGAGCAACAAACCAGTCCAGGCTGGCAGGAAGtttcatagaattacagaatcacagaatggtttggcttggaagggaccttaaagatcaccgAGTTACAACccccccgccatgggcagggacaccttccactagaccaggttgctcaaagcttcatccagcctggccttgatcacttccagggatggggcagcccgcagcttccctgggcaacagTTAGTCCAAACCCTGCTCAAATCAGAGCCAACTGCAGGTTTCTCAAGGCTGtctctgttgtggtttttgGCATAATCAATGGCAGCATTTCAATAGATGAGATTAACCTTTCCCAAACTCCATTGGCTAGATCTCTGCTCACCACAGAGGAGTCCTAGCTCACAGGTAGGCACCTGCACTCAATTCCTTGCCTGCTGGCAGGGTAAGCTGCACGATCCTAGAGCCAGCTCCCTCATGGAGAATATGCCATGGAGAAGCCTCTAGttaattttgcaataaaatcaaaagaaaatattgttattattgCCAGATGGTTGGGAACCTCATGGAGGATCAGAAGCTGGCCACTCATCCAGTATGGCTCTCTCTCAATGTTTTGGAAATGGTGTCTTGTGATCTGCATGGATGGACACCTGGGATCCTGGGTCCCACCAGCTCAGCCAGGCTGTGGCCCAAGCTGCCAGAATAAATGTCACAATGGGTGACACTTATTAAAAGATGATCTGttgcaaaatgccttttaaagcttttttcattaaagcaaGCAACCATTGCTATCCATTTTCCCCAATAATGtgcttttcaattaaaaatgcattaaaaatgttataaaagtATTGACTAATTTTCAGCTCCCTCAAGCCATACTCCTGGTAATTTAAGAGTTTCAATTCAATATTGTTGACAATACTTTCtgaggggcaaaaaaaaaaaaaggaataaacaatTGGAGttctcattattttcttaatagGAAAGCAAGCAATTTGGGAGCGAAGACATTTTTTCACAAAGgtaggttttaatttttcagtcagCTCTTTGCTGCTCAATCTGAGCTGCTGCTTGAGGAAACCTATTCACTGCAATTCTCAGGATAACACAGGAGGGAATCAAGCCCCCGTGTCATGAGTGCACAGATACTCCAGATGCTGATGCAAGAGCCCTCCTGGGACTTGGGCAGACACAGGGTCCAGGTGTGGGGTTCAGCTGCAAAGGATTCACAGAGGGATGAGTGAGAAAATTTCCTCAATGACTCTCTATATGCCTGAGCTGGTCCTATTTTCCACATGATTTCCTTTTCCACCCtgttttctcccccttttccaccctgttggatggaaacagcagaaaatgtttgCTGAGGGGCTGTGCCCCCTCTTCTTCACCATTACCACTGTTCAGTGAACCTCTTGCAATCTGGATCTTGCAAACCAGTCTGGCCATACTAACCTAGGTTTGCCCTCCACCCTGGGAATCTCTGTGGGATTTGCCTTAGTGGGCAAGGGAAGGCAACTCAGTGCTAATGGGGTGAAGCTGGAGTCACCTGTAAATATTAAAGCTTGTTCACGACCTACATTTCACAATCCCCAGTGAACACAAAAAACCATAATAAATCCCTTCTAGTTCATTTAAGAGGGTGTAGAATCATCTGTGATCCTCCCTGCATCCCGTTCCAGTCCACAGCACAGGAACAAGGTCCAGTGGAGAGGCTCCAGAAAGGAGGACATCAGCCTGGTTGGGCTTGGGGGAGTCCTTCCATCACGACTCTTGCCACAGAGAAAATGCTTCATgatctttgaaataatttctgtcttattaaaaaacacaagcaGGTGGTACCATATAAACCGCTCTCTGCTTGGGGACTTCTGGCCAATATACTCTCTGTTAGCTGGAATCTGCTGGGCAGTGTTACTTCCAAGAAATACAGTCCTGCAGTACCACACCTGCTCTGTGCAGATCCCGAGCTAAAGGTCTCGATAGGGAAGCACAAAGCACTTCTGTTATTAAATGTTTGTAAAAGCTATTAATATATGTGCCATGCCAGCCTGACACTTTGCCTTGGAGAGAGGATCTGAAACCAGCTGAAGGAAATAATAACACTATATTCACCGTGCAGTTATGCTGCCTCAGCCCAGGAACTTGTTATGTGGAGCTTTGACCAGGGGCACATCAGCAATTTCAGAGGTAGAGCTTCCAATGCCTCTCCATGTACCCATGATCTCCTCAACTCAAAAGCCAGTACAGAGAAGCAGACACAGCCAAATGCATATAATTAGATGGTCAATACCTTGATTACTGTTAACATTTATTGCTTGGCTTCTAGCAGAAACAGGGACAGGAGTATTTTCGCAGCGATTTGTGGAAAGCAGGGGCACTGGGAAGACACTGAAAGCTATCCTGGGGAATCAGCAGCAGCTTCAATGATGCCAGACAAGGCCCAGAGAAGACCAACTCTGATTTAAATCTGTTTCCCCTCATTTGTGGTGCCTTTCTCCCCCAACCTGAGAGGACACCCCTGAGCTCCCAGACTCACCAAAAACCGTCCGGGCAGGAACTGATTCTCTGTTGAGCCAGAAGGAGACCTGGGACAGGATGACAGTCATAATGCAGGGCAGGTAGGTCTGGATCACAAAGTAGCCGATCTTCCTCTTGAGGTGGAAGTGTGTGGTCATGACAACGTACTCCCCTGCAGAGACAGCCAGTCAGAGATGCTGAGCCCCCCGTGCCTTCCAGCTGCCCACCCGTCCAGCTCTGAGCCACTAAAGGTCCTGTCCTGAACAAACTTCCAAGCTCTGCAATGGAATCCTGTTCCTGGCTGGCATGCCCTGGTACCCTCCAGTGCTGTAGCAGGATTTTAGGACGAAGgatattgttttctttacaaGCCTGAAAATATTCCACCTTGCCACACTTAAACCATCTCAAAAAATTAGgacaaattctgttttaaaagctcTGGCCTGTGAACCAAAGAAGTAGCTGTCCCCATTTTCCCTCAATGTCCTATTCCTCCTCTCAAAGCTTTGGATATTTTGTTGGATTACTGTGCCTTTATGCTGTGTGCGTGGCTCTGCTAAATCATTACTCACAGGAGCCTTTAGCAGCTTTCTTACCACTTCAGGTTATTCATCTGTACATTTTACTACAACTTAAGTAGAGAGATGGGCCAGATATTATGACATTTAGTTCCCTGGGCTCCCCACATTTCCCCAAGGGAGGTGAAATGAGTTGTTACAGACAGACACTATTAAAATCAAGTGCACCAGAGAGGAAATATCCTCAAATGAGAGAACTACTGGTgc
This Chiroxiphia lanceolata isolate bChiLan1 chromosome 14, bChiLan1.pri, whole genome shotgun sequence DNA region includes the following protein-coding sequences:
- the GABRA3 gene encoding gamma-aminobutyric acid receptor subunit alpha-3 isoform X2 produces the protein MEYTIDVFFRQSWRDERLKFDGPMKILPLNNLLASKIWTPDTFFHNGKKSVAHNMTTPNKLLRLVDNGTLLYTMRLTIHAECPMHLEDFPMDVHACPLKFGSYAYTKTEVIYTWTLGKDKSVEVAKGGSRLNQYDLLGHVVGTEMVDSSTGEYVVMTTHFHLKRKIGYFVIQTYLPCIMTVILSQVSFWLNRESVPARTVFGVTTVLTMTTLSISARNSLPKVAYATAMDWFIAVCYAFVFSALIEFATVNYFTKRSWAWDGKKVLEAQEMKKKEPVALAKKTNNTYNIVGTTYALNIAKDPGLPTISKSAAATATATNVPPKMPRLEEKLLESKKTYNSVSKVDKMSRIVFPVLFAIFNLVYWATYVNRESAIKGMIPKQ